Part of the Caulobacter sp. SL161 genome is shown below.
GACGAGGCCGCCCAGCGCATCGCCGACGACGGCATCGACATCCTGGTCGACGTCAACGGCCACACCCGCGACGCCCGCACCGCCGTCTTCGCCCGCCGCCCCGCGCCGATCCTGGTCAACTGGCTGGGCTATCCCGGCACGATGGGCAGCGACTACCACCACTACATTATCGGCGATCCGTGGATCATCCCGCCGGAAATGGAGCTCTACTATTCGGAGGCCGTTCGCCGGATTCCCTGCTACCAGCCGAATGACCGGCGACGCATCGTGGCCAGCGACGTCCCGACGCGGACCGAGGCGGGCCTGCCCGAAGACAGCTTCGTCTTCTGCTGCTTCAACGGCACGCAGAAGATCACGCCCCACGTCTTTGACCGGTGGATGGAGATCCTCAAGCGCACGCCCGGCAGCGTGCTCTGGCTGCTGGACAGCAACCCCGAGACCAACGCCCGCCTGCGCGACGCCGCCGAGGCGCGGGGCGTTGACCGCATGCGTTTGGTCTTCGCGCCCAAGATGCCCAACGCCTTCCATCTGGCGCGCTATCGCCTGGCGGACCTGTTCCTGGACACCACGCCCTACGGCGCCCACACGACGGCTTCCGACGCGCTCTGGATGGCCGTGCCGGTCCTGACCTGGTCGGGCCGCTCGTTCGCCTCGCGGGTCTGCGGCAGTCTGGTGCGCAGCGCCGGCTTGCCCGAACTGGTCGTGGATAGCGCCGCAGCCTATGTCGAAAAGGCCGTCGAGATCGGTTCGGATCGTGCGCGCGCCCAGGCCTTGCGCGCCACGCTGGAGGCCAATCGCGACACCTGCGTGCTCTTCGACATGGACCTGTTGGCCGACAAGCTTGAGACGCTCTACGGCGAGATGATCGCCGAGTATCAGGCGGGCCTGCGTCCTCAGCCGAACCTCGCCAATCTGGCGACCTATCTCGCGGTGGGTCTCGCCTTGGATCGGGACGAGCGCGAGGCGCAAGACGAGCCTGATCTGCACGATGTCTATCGCCGCGAGCTGGCGCGGCGACACGCCGTCAAGGCCATCGCGCCCGATGGCCGCCTGTGGGAGGGGCAGGGCCGGTGAACCGCGAGCAACTGCAGGCCCTGAAGCTGGACGGCTACGCGCCGCGCACCATGCTCGACATCGGCGCGCACGTGGGCAGCTTCACGCGGGGCTTCCTGCAGGTGTTTCCCGACTGCGCGCCGACCCTGGTCGAGCCCAACCCGTTCTGCGAGCCGGACCTGGCGGCCATGCCGTTCGAGCGCCATATGGTCGCGGCCTCGCACGAGAACGGCGAGGCCGAACTGTTCCTGACCAAGGAATGGCTGCAGTCGACGGGCACGTCGCTCTATCGCGAGAATACCGACTTCTTCCGCGACGACGTGATGATCCGCCGCGTGGTGCCCAAGGCGCGGCTGGACGACCTGCTGGCCGGGCGGCGCTTTGACTTCGTCAAGATCGACACCCAGGGCGCGGAGCTGGACGTGCTGCGCGGCGGCGAGGCCGTGCTGCGGCAGGCGGACTACATCCTGCTTGAGATCTCGGTGGTGAACTTCAACGAGGGGGCCCCGCCCGCCGAACAGGTGTTCGAGCAACTGCGGGCGATGGGTTTCATGCCGGCCGACGTCACCGATTTCCATCGCCTGCGGGGTGTGCGCGACGGTGGTCTTCTGCAACTGGATTTCCTGTTCAAGCGCCGGGCGGCGCGGCCCTCGCAGTTTGGCCAGCTCACGGGCCTCAATGCGCTGGGCGAGCTGGTCGCCCATCTGCGGGCCCGCAAGGCGCAGGATCCGGCTTTCCGCGTACTGCTGATCGGCGGTGGACCGCCCGGATGGCCCGAGGACCTGCGCGACGCCACCCTGGGCGGACCGACCGGCGAGTACGCCGGTGACCTCTCTGATCCGGACACATACCGAGCCCTGCTGACGCGGGTGGCGCGAGAAGGGCGGTTCGACTACGCCGTTGCGCCGCACGTTCTGCAGACCCTGGCGCGACCTTCGGTGCTGCTGGACCGCCTGCCGCTGCTCGCCGAAGCCGGCTGGATCACCACGCCCTCGCGCTATCTGGAGGTGCTGAAGATCGAGGGCGCGCATCGCGGTTTCGCGCATCACCGTTGGGGCGTCGACAACGACCAGGGCCTATTGGTCCTGGCGCCGAAGACCCCGCTGGTCGAGCGCATGGCCTTTCCGGGTGAAGCGCAGTGGCGACAGGCGACCGACCGTTTCGAACTACAGGTCGGCTGGCGCGGCGGGCTGCGCTACGAGATCCTGATGGGGGAGGGCGTTCTTCCCGGACAGGCGGCGGCGACGGCGCTGCTGGGGCGCTTCTTCGAGGGCGTGACCCCCGACGAGGTCGTTACGCCTCCGGAGACCGAGGCGCCGCTGGACGTCGCCGCTGAACTGGACAGGGCGATAGCCGCTGCACGGGACCTGAACTCCGGGCTGCACCCTTTGGGGCGCATCAAGTACTATCATGACGCGGTCAGCCTGATCCTGTGCGAGCCGCTGAGCGCCGAGCGCCTGGCCCTGTTCGAAGCGCTGCTCGATGAGGCGGCGACGCTGCAGGTAGAGCCTCCGTCGCCCGAATGGCGCGACTGGGTGATCCACTATCAGGTGGTGATGGAGGCGTTGACGGGCGGCGAGCTGGACGCGCCCACACCGGCGGCGGTCGACGATGGCCCCCAGGTCTTTCTGACCGGCGATGGCCGCACGCTCGACGCCGAAGGGCTGAAGGCGCACGCCGACGCCCTGGGCGTCAGGGTGGTGTTCTTCGCCGCCGCCGACGCGCGTTATGTCGAACTCTACGGGCGCTGGCTGGCTTTGTCGGTCATCAAGCACAGTGACGTGCCGTTCCTGGTCATGATCCATGTGATCGGCGGGGCAGAGCGCCTCGCGGACGCTGCTGCGACCGTCGGCGTGAACGATCCGCGCCTCGTCTTCACGGGAGACGCCTTCGACGCCTCGGCCGTCACAACGCGTTGCTACGAAGCGCCGCCCAAGGGGCTGATCGAGATTCCGGTCGCGCACTATCAGTCGGTGCGTTTCCAGCGCCTGGGCGGGCTGCTGGACCTGCTACAGAGGCCGGTGTTCGTCTCCGACATCGACCTGCTTTTGCAGAGGGGCGTCGAGGACCTTCTGGACCAATGGCGCGACGCCGATTTCGTGCTCAACGAGAATGAGCGCAACACCCAGGCGGGCTCGCGGATCACCGCCAATCTGCTCCTGGCGCGCCCCACGGCGACGACCGCAATCATGCTGCGCTGGCTGCGCGCCTATCTGGACGAGCGGCTGTCGCGCGAGACGGTCACGCGCTGGATCGACCAGGTCGCGCTGAATCTGGCGCGCCATCACCTGGCTTTGCAGGTCCAGGACGCGAAGATCGGCGCCTTCGACACGCTCAGCGACATCAACAACGTGATGTTCAGCGCGTACGTGCCTGGCCATCCATTCCGGTTTCTGTCGCTGTATCACGGCTTCGATACGTCGACTCTGGAGGAGTAGGGCGCTCAGAACCCGACGCGGGCCCGCATCAGGGTGGCGTCGCCGCACCTGGCCCACAGGTCAGCGCCGTCATCGGTTAGGCGGCCCTCCGCCGTGACCGTCTCGCCGGCGAAGGCGGGTTTGAGCGCGCGGAACGAGAAGCGGCTGATCGCCTGACGAGGCATGGCGTCCAGCAGCAGCAGGGCGATCAGAGGGCCATGGACGACAAGGCCTGGATAGCCCTCGATCTGCGTCGCATAGCCCAGGTCGTAATGGATGCGGTGGCTGTTCGAGGTCGCGGCCGAGAAGGCGAAGAGCAGGACGGGGTCGGTGGCGGTGTCCCGGCTCCAGTCGGTTGTCGTGGGAGGCTCGCTGTCGGCCACGCGCGGCGCGGGCGCTGCGCTCGTATAGACGATGGTCTGGCGCTCCCGCACGCGGACTTCGCCCGCCTGTGAGACCACGCGATCGACGGTGACGAAGGTGAGGGGACCGCTGGCGCCCGGCTTCTCCTCGATATTGGCGACCGTCTCAACCAGTTCCGTCTCCTGGCCCGGTACGAGCGCGCCTGAGAAGGTCATGTCGGCCGAGGCGAACATCCGGCGCGGCGCTTCGATCGGCGGTAGGAACAGGCCGCGACGCGGGTGGCCGTCAGGGCCGAGATCCGCGCGGGATACGGGCTCGGCCAGACAGGCCCAGTGCCAGGCGGGCGGGACCTCGCAGGGCGCCTCCCGGTTCAGCAGCGCGGCCAGTCTGGCGAGGTCGGAGGCCGCCAGCACGGCGGTCCTCTTGCGCGTCCGCCCGATCCAGTCCGCGTGCGGCGACATCAGTAGGAGCGCGGCAGGCCGAGAACGTGCTCGGCGACATAGGCCAGGATCAGGTTCGTCGAGATCGGGGCCACCTGGTAGAGGCGCGTCTCGCGGAACTTGCGCTCGATGTCGTACTCCTCGGCGAAGCCGAAGCCGCCGTGCGTCTGCAGGCACATGTCGGCCGCCGCCCACGAGGCTTCCGAGGCCAGCATCTTGCCGATATTGGCCTGCTCGCCGCAGGGCTGGCCGGCATCGTAGCGCGCCGCCGCGTCATAGATGGTCAGCCGCGCGGCGTGGGTCTGGGCGTAGGCGCGGGCGATCGGGAACTGCACCCCTTGGTTCTGACCGATGGGGCGTCCGAAGACGACGCGGCTATTGGCGTAGTCCCGCGCTTTGCCGATCAGCCAGGCGGCGTCGCCCAGGCATTCGGCCCCGATCAGGATCCGCTCGGCGTTCATGCCGTCGAGGATGTAGCGGAAGCCCTTGCCTTCCTCGCCGATCAGGCTGTCAGCGGGGATGACGAGGTTGTCGAAGAACACCTCGGTCGTGGCGTGGTTCAGCATGGTGGCGATCGGCTTGATCGTCAGGCCCTTGCCGAGCGCGGCGCGCATGTCGACCAGGAACACCGACAGGCCGTCGGCCTTGCGGGCGACCTGGTCCTTGGGCGTGGTGCGGGCCAACAGCACCATCAGATCGGAGTGCTCGGCCCGGCTGGTCCAGACCTTCTGGCCGTTGATCACATAGGTGTCGCCCTCGCGGCGGGCGAAGGTCGAGATCGAGGTCGTGTCGGTGCCGGCCGTGGGCTCGGTGACGCCGAAGGCTTGCAGCCGGATCGAACCATCGGCGATGCGCGGCAGCCAGGTTTCCTTCTGCGCCGTCGAGCCGTGGCGCAGCACGGTGCCCATCGTATACATCTGGGCGTGCAGGGCCGCCGCGTTGCCGCCGCTGGCGTGGACCTCTTCCAGGATCGCCGCCGCCGCCGTCAGGCCAAGCCCGCCGCCGCCGTATTCCTCGGGGATCAGAACGCCCAGGAGACCGGCCTTGGTCATCGCCTCGACGAACGCGGTGGGATAGGCCTTCTCGCGATCCAGGCCGCGCCAGTAGGGCGGGGGGAAGTCGCGGCAAAGGGCCCGCACCGTGTGGCGCAGGGCCTCGATCAGTTCCGGGTCGGCGAGCGACATCAGACGCGCTCGAAGGCCAGAGCCGCGCCCTGGCCGACGCCGATGCAGAGGGTGGCGAGGCCGCGCTTACCGCCGCTCGCCTCCAGTTGACGCAGGGCGGTGAGCACCAGCCGCGCGCCGGACGCGCCCAGCGGGTGGCCCAGCGCGATGGCGCCGCCATTGGCGTTCACATGCGCGCCGTCGTCAGGCAGGCCCAGCTGGCGCAGCACCGCCAGGCCCTGGGCGGCGAAGGCCTCGTTCAGCTCGACGGCGTCGAAGTCGCCGATGGCGAGACCCGTCCTGGCCAAGAGCTTGCGGACGGCCGGAACCGGCCCGATCCCCATCACGCGCGGCTCGACCCCGGCGGTGGCGTAGCCCGTGATCCGGGCGTGCGGCGTCAGGCCATGGCGCTTCACGGCGTCCTCGGAGGCGATGATCAGGGCCACCGCGCCGTCATTGACGCCTGAGGCGTTGCCGGCCGTGACCGTGCCGCCCTCGCGGACAATGGGTTTCAGCTTGGCCAGGGCTTCCATGGTGGTTTCGCGCGGGTGTTCGTCGCGATCGACGATCGTCGGGCCCGCCTTGCCGGGGATCTCGACCGGCGTGATCTCGCTGGCCAGGAAGCCATTGGCCTGGGCGGCGGCCGCTCGCGCCTGGCTGCGCAGGGCGAAGGCGTCCTGGTCCTGGCGGTTGACGCCGTAGTCGGTGGCGACGTTCTCGGCCGTCTCGGGCATGGAGTCGACGCCGTACAGCTTGCGCATGGCGGGGTTGATGAACCGCCAGCCGATGGTGGTGTCGAAGATTTCAGCGTTGCGGGAGAAGGCGCTGTCGGCCTTGCCCATCACGAACGGCGCGCGGCTCATGCTCTCGACGCCGCCGGCGATGACGAGGTCATTGTGGCCCGAGGCGATGGCGCGGGCGGCGTAGCCGACGGCCTCCAGGCCCGAGGCGCAGAGGCGGTTCACCGTGACGCCGGGAACCGAGACGGGGTAGCCGGCCAGCAGCAGCGCCATGCGGGCGACATTGCGGTTGTCCTCGCCGGCCTGGTTGGCGCTGCCCATGGCGATCTCGTCGATTGCTGCGAGATCCAGGCCTGGGTTCCGCGCGGCTAGGGCCTTGAGCGGGATCGCCGCCAGGTCGTCGGCGCGGACCTTCGAGAGCGACCCGCCATAGCGTCCGAAAGGTGTGCGGATGCCGTCACACAGATAGGCGGCCGTCATGCGAACTCTCCCCGTTATCGCGATCAAACACTTGTTAGATGCGCGAGGTCGGAGCCTCAACGGTTTTCGAGATTGACGAAGGGGAAGTCGTAGGCCTCAGCGCTTGATCGAGACGGGCGCCGTCATGCGCAGGATCTCGCGGCTGCGCCGGGTGATGCCGTAGAGCGTTCCCTTGTCGCTCTCATCCCAGTCGATGGCCTGTCCTTCGGCCTCCATCGGCAGGGTTTGAAGATGGTCGAGCACGCCGCCCCCTTTCGGAAGCGCCACGACGTAGAGTTCGGGCAGGTCGTGGCCGCTCAGATAAAGCCGTCCATCCGGACCCCAGCCGCCGCCCGAGATACTCATCGGCTTGATGCGCTCCAGGATCGAGGCGGGCAGGGCCCAGCCTTCCAGGCGTCGCCACTGGTCGTCGAACTTGACCAGGGTCGTGTGGCGGTGATCGCGCGGCGCCTCGCCGCCCTTGCCGTCATAGTTGGCGAACATCGCCCACCAGAAGCCGTCCTTGCGATCGACCCAGGTGATCGATCCCGTCCCCAGCCCCAGGGAGACGCTCTTGCGATGCGCCAGGGTCATCGGATCGAAAAACTCGACCGTGCTGACATGGGGCGTGCCGGGAAAGTTCGAGCTGGCGCAGACCAGATCCTTGGCGATCACGGCGCAGGAATTGATGTGCGGAAACCGCGAGCGCTCGCCGGTCCATTCGCCGCGCTTCTCGCCGGTCTTCTTGTCCAGGCGGACGATGTTGAAATTGCTGACCGCAAAGAGGTCGTGAGGGCCGACCGCCACGCCCTGAGTGGCGTTGCTGGCGTAGCGGCGGGCCGTCTCGAAGCCGGCTGCCGTCGCAGGCGGGCGGCGGGCGGGGTGATCGTGGCGACTTGAAGCGCCGCAGCAATCGCCAGAACGAGTGACACGATCGACCCCTTGTCGCTTAGAAGTTCACAGCCGCGCCGACCCAGTAGGTGCGGCCATAGTTGGCCCATTCCTGCAGGTAACGGCGGCCGGGGCCAGTGACTTCCTGGCGGCCGGTGTTCGAGAGGTTCTGGCCTTCGACGAACAGGCTCAGGTGCTCGTTCCAGCGCCAGGACAGGCTGGCGTCGAAGACGTGGCGCCCCTTCCAGTACTGGTCGGAATTGACGTTGGCGTCGTTGATCGTTTCCAACTGACCGCCGATGTAGTTGTGCGACACGCGCGCTTCGAACGGGCCGCGCTGGTAGTAGACGGCCGCGTTGGTGGTGATCTCGGGCTGCTGGAACAGGCCTGTCACGCGCGGGCCGGTCGAGGTCCGGAACGTGAACTCGGTGTCGAGCCAGGTGACGTTGCCGTTGAAGCCAAAGCCGTCCAGCGGCGCGGGCAGGAAGGTGAAGGCCTGCTGCACGGCGAACTCGACGCCCTTGATCTTGGCCGTCTCGGCGTTGCGCGGGGTCGAGATCAGCACCGTCTCGACACCCCGGCCCACATCGAGCCGCTCGCTGGACGACAGGGTGAAGATCTCATTCTTGATGTCCTTGGAGAACACCGCCAGCGAGACCATGCCGTCGGTCGGATAGAACTCGACGGAGAGGTCAAAGCCTTCGCTTTCCCGCGCCTTCAGGTCGGGGTTGCCGCGCGACAGGGTCGGCTGGCTGCCGTCAAAGCTTAGGGTCTCCGTCGCGGCCAGCGACCCATAGTCCGGGCGGCCGATGGTGTTGGTCCAGGCGGCGCGGACGATCAGGTCCTGACGCGGCTTCCACTGCAGGTGCAGGCTGGGCAGCCAGTTGGCGTAGCTGCCGTCGTTCGATACCGGCGTGAGGACGCCGGCCGTATTGCGCACGGCGTCCGACTCCACCTTGGTGCGCTCGTAGCGCAGGCCGCCCAGCAGGGTCAGGTCGCCAAACTGGTAGCTGGCCTGGGCGTAGCCGGCCTGCACGTCCTCGCTGACATCGTAGTTGCCGGTCGGCGCGGAGACGGTCGTGGTGAAGCGGCTGCGGTTGGCTTTGAAGAACGCCACGGCGGCGTCGGCGTCGATGCGCGGATCGAGACGATAGCGACCGGCGATCAGGTCGCTCGGGCCAGGCTTGTCGACCTCGGCGAGCGTGTAGGTGAAGCCCGTTCCGGCGCGATAGTTCACTTGGCTGCTTCGCGAGTCGCGCTCGCTTGAGCGCAGCAGACCGCCAAACTTCACCCGCCAATGGGTCTCATCGTCATAGGCGAAGTCCAGGCGCGCCTCGCTGGTGTTTTCGTTCGCCTTTGCCAGCGAGTCCCGATGTTGCAGCAAAACGTAGTTGGCTGGGTTGCGCAGCCCGGCTTCATTGACGGGATTGAAGGTCGGGAACAGCCGGTTGGTGGTGTCGTAGGTGAACGCGTAGTTGGCGCCCTGTGCGTCGACGGTGCGGAACTCGACCGAGTGGTTGGGCACCTTGAGACCGGCCAAAGAGTAGACGAGACCGCCCTCGGCTTTCCAGTTCGGCGCAAAGGACCACGCAAAACCCGTGCGGGCCAGGCCGATCTCGCGCGTCGTGATCGGTTGGTTGAGGTGGATGATGCCACGGCCGCGCGCGAAGGCGCCGCTGGTCGGGGTCTGGTTGGCGACATTGCCCAAAGGCTCGAGTCTGTACTCGATCCGCTCTTCGTCATCCTCCATGCGCGAGGCCAGCACCGAGGCGTCCCAGCGGAACGTATCGCTCGGGCGATATTCGAGCTTGGCGTTCAAGCCGCTGCGTTGCTTGGTGTTGTTGTACCAGAACAGGCGCACTTGGGTGGGCACCTGGAAGCCGTTGCCCGTCGCTGCACCTGAAAGCACTGGAGCCCCGGCGGGGGTGTACTCCCGAACGCTGGGCGAGGCGGCCTCGACCTGGGGGATGTCGTAGTCCAGTTGCTCGTGCGAGCCGCCGATCACGACGCCCCACTGATCCTCGGCGCCGAAGGTGCGACCGGCGGCGAAGGCCAGGCGATACGAAGGCTTGTCGTTTCGGACATCGCCGCTGCGCTCATAGTGGCCGTAAGAGGCCATGCCGTTGAAGAACGGGCGCTTGGCGTCGAAGGCGCTGCGCGTGGTGACGTTGATGACGCCGCCGATGGCGTTGCCGTCGTTCTCCGGGGTCACCGTCTTGATGACCTCCAGGCGGCCGGCCATCACCGAGGGGACGATGTCCATCGGAACAGTGCGGTCGCTTTCGTCCACCGAGGCGACGGGCGCGCCGTCGATCGTGGTGCGATTATAGGTCGAGCGCAGGCCGCGAACGACGGGGAAGCGCGGCTCGCCCTGGTCTTCCATGACCGAGATGCCGGGGATACGGCGGAGGGCCGCGGCGGTGTTGTGGTCGGGCAGCTTGCCGATGTCGTCGGCGGAGACCACGTCGGACACCGCGAAGGCCTCGCGCTTGACGGCGATGGCGGCGCGCTGGGCCTCACGCTGACCGGTGATGATCACCGCATCTACGGTGGTGGCGTCTTGAGCGAAAGCGATCATCGGCGCGCACAGGGCGCTCGTGGCCAGCAGGCCGGTGATCAGGTTACGAGACATCAGTTTCGACACGAGCCCACTCCAGCGCTTTGTGGGGCCGGTGATACGGAGGCTCTGCGACGCCAAGGCCAAGGTTTCGTCGAGGTTTCGATACGGAAGAACGAAGGTTCCGTGTCGGGGGTAGGCGTCTGCGCGCACGAGAGGGCACGAGAGGGGATGGCGCGGTTGAGGCGGCCGACTGACGAAAGCGCCAACTCGTCTAGGCAAGAGACAGGTCAAGGCGAGCGCCACAAGGCGGCGCCGACATGGTCAATAGAAGCAAAGAAGGAGAGTTTATCGCGGTGGCCTCAGCGGAAGGCCAGGATCTCCAAGAGGAGAATGGTGGGTGTACAAGGATTCGAACCTTGGACCCGCTGATTAAGAGTCAGCTGCTCTACCAACTGAGCTATACACCCATTCGACGATCCGAAGCACTTGCGAGCCCCGGCGGCGAGGCGCGGAACATACGCAATGATTTTGGGAGCGCAAGCGCTTTTTTCATGGCCAGACGAGATATTAGCGGCGCGGTGGATTTCGCCTACCTGGAAGGGTTCGCGGCGGGGGATTTCGCGGTGGTCGATGAGGTGCTGGCGCTGTTCCGTGAACAGGCCGCGCTGTGGGCCCCGATGCTGGATCCGTCGCATCCGGGCTGGAAGGACGCGGTGCACACCGTGAAGGGCGCGGCCCGGGGCGTGGGGGCCTTTGACCTGGGCGAGGTCTGTGAGCGCTGTGAAGCGGGTCAGGAGAGCCTGGAGGGCGTTCGCACGGCTCTGGACGCCGCCCTGTTGGATATCGCCGCCTACGCTCACGAACAGGCTCTGCGATCGCTGAAAGGCTAGGCGGCGAGGGCGGCGGTCGCTCAGCGGGCTGTTCGCCTGCAACCCCGGCAGGATAAAGGAAGCGTAATTGGCGAGGCGGGCGCTTCGCGGCTAGAAGGTGGGCCTCTGACACGAGGAGCCATCCATGCCGACCAGCCCCTGGAGCCACCAGCGTAACGCCAACATCGCTGACGACATCGACTTCGAGATCAAGGGCGAGGATCTGCAGTTCGTCGAGATCGAGCTCGATCCGGGCGAAAGCGCCGTAGCCGAAGCCGGCGCCTTCGTCTGGAAGGACGCCACCGTACAGATGACCACGGTGTTCGGGGACGGCGCCGCTGACCAGGGCGGCGGCTTCATGGGCAAGCTTCTGGGCGCGGGCAAGCGTCTGATCACCGGCGAAAGCCTGTTCACGACCGTCTTCACGCACCACGGGACGGGCAAGGCGCGCGTGGCGTTCGCCTCGCCCACGCCCGGCACCATCCTGCCGCTGAACTTGGGAGAGCTGGGCGGCACGCTGATCTGCCAGAAGGACAGCTTCCTGGCGGCCGCGCGCGGCGTCTCGATCGGCCTTCACTTCCAGAAGCGGATGATGACCGGCCTGTTCGGCGGCGAAGGCTTCATCATGCAGCGGCTGGAAGGCGACGGCTGGGTGTTCGTCCAGATGGGCGGCACGCTGGTCGAGCGCACCCTGGCCCCCGGCGAGGAACTGCACATCGACACCGGCTGTCTGGCCGCCTACACGCCGGACGTCGATTTCGACCTCGTCATGGCCGGCGGCGTCAAGAGCGTGTTGTTCGGCGGCGAAGGCCTGTTCTTCGCCCGCGTGCGCGGTCCGGGGAAGGTCTGGATCCAGTCGCTGCCGTTCGCGCGTCTGGCCGGCCGCATGCTGCAGGCGGCCAACCACCAGGGCGGCAACCAGGGCGAAGGCTCGATCCTGGGCGGCTTTGGCCGGATGATTGACGGGAACTGACGGGGGGGGCGAGCGCCCCCTTCCGTCTCGCCGCGTATCCGCAGCGATCGACCTCCCCCGCACGCGGGGGAGGTCGGGTTTTTATCCTCCCCCGTGCAGCGGGGGAGGTGGCCCAAGGGGCCGGAGGGGGCGCTAAGCGCGCCTACCTCTTCGTCCGGTCCCAGCTGTCGTATTCATAGGCGATGCAGCGGTCGATCAGCGTGCGCCACACCGGCTCGGCGATCGCTTCGGACAGGCCCGCTTCGCGAGCGGCGGCCTTGACCTTTTCCACCACATCCTCGATCCGCGCGCGGTCGAAGACCTTGTTGCGGTCGGCCTTGATGCGCGCCGCCGCGTCCATATAGCCCTGACGCTCGGTCAGGAGCTGGACCAGGGCCCGGTCCAGGGCGTCAACGCCCCGGCGCACATCGACCATGGTCTGGCAGTCGGCGGGCGCCAGGCGCTCATCGACCGTGAGAGTCGTCGTTTTCATGCGCCCCTTTAAGCGGTTTTGGGGCGCTCGGACCATCCCAAAACCTGACGATTCCGCCGTCAGATGCCCGCGCCGTTGTCCATCGTGCGCAGCGCGGCCTCATGGGCCTCGGCTTCGGCCTTCAGCCAGTTCACGAAGGCCTTCACCTGCGGGAGGCGCCCCTTCGCCTTGGGGTGAACCACATAGTAGGCGAAGTCGACGGCGGTGGAGGCCTCGAACGGGATGACCAGGCGTCCGGAATCGAGATCGGCCTGGGCCAGGGTGCGCTTGGCCAGGGCGATGCCGCGGCCGTTGGCGGCGGCCTCGATCACCAGGCTGGACTGGTTGAAGCGCGGGCCCCGTGCGCCGTCGACGCCCTTGATCCCGCGCGCGGCCAGCCACATCGCCCAGTCCGGGCAGCTGTCGTCGGCGTCGGGCGAGCCGTCATGCAGCAGAATGTGGTGCTGCAGGTCCTCGGGGCGCTCCAGCGCGTTCTGTTCCAGTAGCTCGGGGCTGGCGACCGGCACGACGGTCTCGTGCAGCAGGCGGATGACCTCCAGGCCCGGATAGCGGCCTGAACCGTAGCGGATGGCCATGTCGACCTCGCCGGTGGCGAAATCGACGACCTCCATGCCCGCCGACAGCCAGACATCGACCTGCGGGTGGGCCTGTTCGAACTTGCCCAGGCGCGGCACAAGCCACTTGGCGGCGAACGAGGGGGCGGCGGTCAGGGTCAGGCGGCGGCCATCCACGGCGGCGGTCAGCAGGCTGGCGGCCTCGGCCAGGCGGTCGAACGCCTCGCGCAGCGCGGGCAGGGCGGTCTGCGCCGCGTCGGTCAGCAGCAGCCCCTTGGGCGTGCGCTTGAACAGCGCCGCGCCGACATAGTCTTCCAGATTCTGGATCTGCTGGCTGACCGCGCCTGGGGTCACCGACAGCTCGTCCGCCGCCCGGCTGAAGTTCAAATGCCGCGCGGCAGCTTCGAACGCGCGCAGGGCGTTCAGCGGCGGCAGGCGACGGCGCTCGTTCGGTCTTTCCATAGTTTTACTGAACGCCCCGGCAGAAGTCCTTGTTTGCGAATTGGCCCCTTCGAGCCGAGTTTGCAAGCCTTCGCTGGCGGATTGGCCCTTTTCGTCGGCGAGTGCGAGCGGGGTTGTCCTTAGGGGCGACCCCGCCTTGCGTTCCACCGCTTTATTCCGAGCGGCTTGATAGAGGTTCTAAACCCATGGCCCGCCAGCCAGAGCGAAATCGCCCGCCCGGACTTGTCGTCGTCGGCGGAAAACATGCGGGTCGCGCGCTCGGCGCGGTCTGGCTGGTGGGGGCGGGGCCCGGAGATCCGGACCTGCTGACGTTCCGTGCGTTCAACGCCCTGCGGGCCGCCGACGTCGTGGTGCATGACGGCCTGGTCTCCGAAG
Proteins encoded:
- a CDS encoding chorismate mutase: MKTTTLTVDERLAPADCQTMVDVRRGVDALDRALVQLLTERQGYMDAAARIKADRNKVFDRARIEDVVEKVKAAAREAGLSEAIAEPVWRTLIDRCIAYEYDSWDRTKR
- the gcvA gene encoding transcriptional regulator GcvA; translated protein: MERPNERRRLPPLNALRAFEAAARHLNFSRAADELSVTPGAVSQQIQNLEDYVGAALFKRTPKGLLLTDAAQTALPALREAFDRLAEAASLLTAAVDGRRLTLTAAPSFAAKWLVPRLGKFEQAHPQVDVWLSAGMEVVDFATGEVDMAIRYGSGRYPGLEVIRLLHETVVPVASPELLEQNALERPEDLQHHILLHDGSPDADDSCPDWAMWLAARGIKGVDGARGPRFNQSSLVIEAAANGRGIALAKRTLAQADLDSGRLVIPFEASTAVDFAYYVVHPKAKGRLPQVKAFVNWLKAEAEAHEAALRTMDNGAGI
- the pcaF gene encoding 3-oxoadipyl-CoA thiolase, which produces MTAAYLCDGIRTPFGRYGGSLSKVRADDLAAIPLKALAARNPGLDLAAIDEIAMGSANQAGEDNRNVARMALLLAGYPVSVPGVTVNRLCASGLEAVGYAARAIASGHNDLVIAGGVESMSRAPFVMGKADSAFSRNAEIFDTTIGWRFINPAMRKLYGVDSMPETAENVATDYGVNRQDQDAFALRSQARAAAAQANGFLASEITPVEIPGKAGPTIVDRDEHPRETTMEALAKLKPIVREGGTVTAGNASGVNDGAVALIIASEDAVKRHGLTPHARITGYATAGVEPRVMGIGPVPAVRKLLARTGLAIGDFDAVELNEAFAAQGLAVLRQLGLPDDGAHVNANGGAIALGHPLGASGARLVLTALRQLEASGGKRGLATLCIGVGQGAALAFERV
- a CDS encoding Hpt domain-containing protein, whose translation is MARRDISGAVDFAYLEGFAAGDFAVVDEVLALFREQAALWAPMLDPSHPGWKDAVHTVKGAARGVGAFDLGEVCERCEAGQESLEGVRTALDAALLDIAAYAHEQALRSLKG
- a CDS encoding TonB-dependent receptor, with product MALASQSLRITGPTKRWSGLVSKLMSRNLITGLLATSALCAPMIAFAQDATTVDAVIITGQREAQRAAIAVKREAFAVSDVVSADDIGKLPDHNTAAALRRIPGISVMEDQGEPRFPVVRGLRSTYNRTTIDGAPVASVDESDRTVPMDIVPSVMAGRLEVIKTVTPENDGNAIGGVINVTTRSAFDAKRPFFNGMASYGHYERSGDVRNDKPSYRLAFAAGRTFGAEDQWGVVIGGSHEQLDYDIPQVEAASPSVREYTPAGAPVLSGAATGNGFQVPTQVRLFWYNNTKQRSGLNAKLEYRPSDTFRWDASVLASRMEDDEERIEYRLEPLGNVANQTPTSGAFARGRGIIHLNQPITTREIGLARTGFAWSFAPNWKAEGGLVYSLAGLKVPNHSVEFRTVDAQGANYAFTYDTTNRLFPTFNPVNEAGLRNPANYVLLQHRDSLAKANENTSEARLDFAYDDETHWRVKFGGLLRSSERDSRSSQVNYRAGTGFTYTLAEVDKPGPSDLIAGRYRLDPRIDADAAVAFFKANRSRFTTTVSAPTGNYDVSEDVQAGYAQASYQFGDLTLLGGLRYERTKVESDAVRNTAGVLTPVSNDGSYANWLPSLHLQWKPRQDLIVRAAWTNTIGRPDYGSLAATETLSFDGSQPTLSRGNPDLKARESEGFDLSVEFYPTDGMVSLAVFSKDIKNEIFTLSSSERLDVGRGVETVLISTPRNAETAKIKGVEFAVQQAFTFLPAPLDGFGFNGNVTWLDTEFTFRTSTGPRVTGLFQQPEITTNAAVYYQRGPFEARVSHNYIGGQLETINDANVNSDQYWKGRHVFDASLSWRWNEHLSLFVEGQNLSNTGRQEVTGPGRRYLQEWANYGRTYWVGAAVNF
- a CDS encoding AIM24 family protein, giving the protein MPTSPWSHQRNANIADDIDFEIKGEDLQFVEIELDPGESAVAEAGAFVWKDATVQMTTVFGDGAADQGGGFMGKLLGAGKRLITGESLFTTVFTHHGTGKARVAFASPTPGTILPLNLGELGGTLICQKDSFLAAARGVSIGLHFQKRMMTGLFGGEGFIMQRLEGDGWVFVQMGGTLVERTLAPGEELHIDTGCLAAYTPDVDFDLVMAGGVKSVLFGGEGLFFARVRGPGKVWIQSLPFARLAGRMLQAANHQGGNQGEGSILGGFGRMIDGN